The DNA window TGGCGTGCTACGGCACCGTGGTCATCGTCGCCGCAATGTTCCTGGTCCGCGAGACACTGCCGCGGGAGAAGCGCGGCCAGTCGGGCATGACGGCGCGGCAGCGCTACCGTGCGCTCTTCTCCGACCGGATCTTCGTTGGCCTGCTGATGCTCGGCGGCATGAACTTCGCCGGGCTGTTCACATACCTCTCCGCGTCCCCGTTCCTGTTCCAGGACATCTACGGATTCACGCCGCAGCAGTACGGCCTGCTGTTCGGCGTGAACTCCCTCGGCATCGTGGCCGGAGTCCAGACCAGCTCCAGGCTCATCCGCCGCGTGCCCCCGCAGTGGATCCTCGCCGGCTCCACCGCCTGGATGTTCCTGATGGCCGTCCTGATCGTCATCTTCGACCAGCTGGGGTTCGGGCTCTGGGGCGTGATGGTGCCGCTGTGGTTCTACATCCTCGGTACGGGCTTCACCTTCCCGAGCGTGCAGGTCCTGGCACTGTCCAGCCACGGCGCGCAGGCCGGCACTGCGGCATCGCTGCTGGGCGCCTCCACGTTCATGATGGCCGGCATCATCTCGCCCGTGGTGGGCTGGCTGGGCGGCAGTTCCGCCACTCCCATGGGCGCCGTCCAGGCCTGCTGCATTTTCCTCGCCGCCGCGGCCCTGTGGCTCGTGGTCCGGCCCAGGACCGTCCCGTCCATCCACTAGGCCCCTGGCTGCACGCAGCCAGTAGGCTGGCAGCATGACCCGCAAACCGCACCGCAACCGCCGCGGACTGTTCGTTGGAGCGATCCTCGGAGCAGTGGCAGGGTACTTCGCCGGCAGGGCCGTGGGGAACCCTGCGATGGGCATCATCCTTGGTGCCGTGGCGGGTTCGGCGCTGCTGTACCGCCTCAATCCGGGGCCATGGAACCGGCCCTGAGCCGGCTCTGAACCCGCTTTGGGAACCGGCGAGGGACCCGGCACTGAGCGCCCGCTCTCCCTTACGGCCAGCTGCTGCGGCCATCTTTTCGGCGCGGCCCCGTGCGCGATAAAGTTGTTACGTGCCCCACTGGCAGGATCATCCTCCACTTCCGGCCACGTGGCAGCGCTGCGACGCCGGCATACTGCCGTTGTGGTGGGACCGGCTGTGCACACAGACCAGTGCGCAGTCGGCAGCTCTCTATGCGGCGGGACTTTTCACTGAAGACCGACGGCGGCCCATAGCCCAGTGGTTCAACCCGGCATTCAATGCGGCCCTGCTGGTGGCCCCGGAGACGTCCCCGGAATGGCCGGTTCAGCGCTTCGGCATCTTCTACGCCCCGCCCGACGGCGGGTTCACACGCGTCCATTCCTCTCCGCACGAATGGCACCCGCGGGAGCCCCGGAAGTCGCCCACAGAAAGGGAGGCCTTCGCCGAGGCCGTGGCCGAGGCCGAGAGGTTCCTCCAGGTGGAGATGGACTTCGTCTGAATCGCTACTTAAGACAACAGCCCCCGGCCTCATGAGGCCGGGGGCTGTTACTTGCTCCTCCTGCTGGACTTGAACCAGCAACCCTTCGATTAACAGTCGAATGCTCTGCCAATTGAGCTAAGGAGGAATGAAGCAGGTATGACATTAGCAAAGGTTCCGCCGCTATGGGAAATCGGCGGAACAGGGCGGCGAAATACCCCGCCCGGGTATGAAAAAGTCCCCGTTCCGGAGGCCCGGAACGGGGACTGTGCGCTCCTCCTGCTGGACTTGAACCAGCAACCCTTCGATTAACAGTCGAATGCTCTGCCAATTGAGCTAAGGAGGAATGAAGCGGGTATAAGCCTAGCAAAGACCCTGCCGGGAAACGAAATCGGCCCCGGGCCGGGCCTCCTCGCAGGGCGGTTTAGGCGTCCGAGCGGAGCGAGCGGCGCTCCATTTCCAGCATCATAAGTTCGCGGTTCAGCCGCTGGAATTCCTCCGGCTGGGCGCTGGCATCCAGCCGTTGCAGCTGTCCCATCTTTTCCGCCTTCACGCGCGTGATCTGCAGCTCGAAGAGCCTCGCCAGGATGTCCCGGCAGTATTTGAGCACGCCCTCGGCGGTGTTGGCCGGCAGCGGGACCACGGCGAGCTCGGAGACCAGCGGCTGCAACGGCTCCGGAACCTCCTGGCGCAGCTTCTCCACCCACTGCACAGGATCGCCGATGAAGCCGTGCCCCGTGGCACGGATGGCATCGTGGATGGCTTGGTAGGCCGGAGTGGCGAACCGGACGGCCGCAAACCGCTCCCAGATGCCGCCGCCCAGCATTGCCGGCTCCTGGAGGGCCACCTCCAGCGCCTGGCGCTCCATGGAGGCCACCGGGTCCCGCGGATCAGGACGGTTGAAGGACGGGAGGACGCCCGACGCCGGGAGCGGGGCAACGCCGGGAGCAGAGTTATGCGGGGCGCCCTGGGCGCCGCGCTTGGCGGCCGCGGCAACCGCGCCGCCTACGTCCTCGATGGACATTCCCAGCCATCCGGCCAGCTCCCGCGTGTACGCGGGGCGGATGCCGGCGTCGCGGATCTGGGCCACCACCGGTGCGGATTCCCGCAGCGCGGCCACGCGGCCTTCCACGGTGTCCAGGTTGTGCCTCTTCAAGGCCGCCCGGATGGCGAATTCAAAGAGCGGCCGGCGTGTGGCGATCAGTTCGCGGACAGCTGCGTCACCCCGGGTCTGGCGCAGGTCGCAGGGGTCCGCGCCGGTCGGCTCCACGGCAACGTATGTCTGGGCGACGAAGCGCTGATCCTCCTCGAAGGCCCGCAGGGCCGCCTTCTGGCCGGCGGCGTCGCCGTCGAAGGTGAAGATGACCTCTCCCCCGGTGCCGTCGTCGGACAGCAGCCGGCGGGCGATCTTGATGTGGTCGGCGCCGAACGCTGTGCCGCAGGTGGCCACCGCCGTCGGGATCCCCGCGAGGTGGCAGGCCATGACGTCCGTGTAGCCCTCCACGACCACCAGCTGGCGCTCCTTGGCGATGCTTCGCTTGGCGAGGTCGATGCCGTACAGGACCTGGGACTTCTTGTACAGGGTGGTTTCCGGGGTGTTCAGGTATTTGGGGCCCTGGTCATCCTCGTAGAGCTTGCGCGCGCCGAAGCCGATGGTGTCCCCGGCGATGTCCCGGATGGGCCAGATGAGGCGGCCGCGGAAGCGGTCGTAGATGCCCCGGTTGCCTTCGGAAAACATGCCCGTCAGTTTCAGCTCGGCATCCGTGAAACCGCGGCCGCGGAGGTGTTTCAGCAGCGCGTCCCAGCCCTGCGGCGCGTAGCCGACGCCGAACTGATCCGCCGCCGCGCGGTCGAATCCCCGGAGCTGCAGGAACTTCCGGCCCTCGGCGGCGCCCTGGGTCAGCAGCTGCGAGCGGAAGAATTCATCGGCCACCTTGTGGGCGTCCAGGAGCCGCTGGCGCTTGCCCACCTCCTCGCGGTTCGGGCCGGTGCCGCCGTCCTCGTAGCGCAGCTCGTAGCCGATCCGGGCGGCCAGCTTCTCCACGGCCTCGTGGAAGGAGGTGTGGTCCAGCTTCTGCACGAACGCGATGACGTCGCCGTCCTCGCCGCAGCCGAAGCAGTGGTAGCGCCCCACCTGGGGGCGGACGGTGAACGACGGCGAGCGCTCATCGTGGAACGGGCACAGGCCCTTGAACGAACCCAGCCCGGCACCCTTGAGCGTGACGTACCCGTCGACTACTTCCTTGATGTCCGTGCGCTGGCGTACTTCATCGATATCTTCACGTTTGATCAGGCCGGCCACGAAGCCATCCTAGTCCCGGGGGCCGACAACGAAGCGCAGACAGTGGCCTCCGTCACCACAGGGACGGCAGGCTGCCGACCAGCCGTTCGTACATGGCCAGCGCGGAGCCGTCCGTCAGCGACGCCACCTGGTCGATGACCACGCGGAGCCGCGCGCCGTCGTCGGCCGCATCCCGCCAGTCGGCGGCGAACATCGGTTCCAGGTGCCGGTCCCCGGAGGCGTTTAGGGACGTCACGAGGGCGTGCAGGACCTCACGCTGGCGTTCGTAGATGGGCTGGCGGTGGTCCGTGGTCATGACGAACGTGGTGGCCAGGCCCTTCATCACGGCGATTTCCATGACGGTCTCGTCCGGGACCATGAGTTCGGCCCGGTAGCGTGTCAGTCTTTCCGGGCCGTAGACGGCGCGGGTGGTCTCCAGTGCGCTTTGGCAGAACCGGCCGATCAGCTGGCTGGTCATGTCCTTGAGCGCCGCCATGGACTTGCGGCTGCCGTCGGCCTCGCGCACCCAGACGTCGGTGGCCTCCAGCCGGGCGAGGGCGGCGTCGATGGCCGCGGGATCGTTGTGGGGCAGGTACCACTGCTTGGCGTAGCCCACCACGCGTGCCCGGTGGTCCGGGTTGTCCATCCAGCGCAGCTGGAAATGGCCGGCGACGATGGCGTCCTCGACGTCGTGGACGGAATAGGAAATGTCGTCGGCGAGGTCCATGACCTGGGCCTCGAGGCACGAGCGGCGCTCCGGCGCCCCCTCCCGGATCCAGTTGAAGATGGGCAGATCGTCCTCGTAGGCGCCGAACTTGCTAGTGCGCTGGCCATGGATCACCGGGGCGTCCAGGGCGGACCACGGGTACTTGGCCGCTGCATCCAGGCTCGCCCGCGTGAGGTTCAGGCCGGCCGGCAGGCCGGCCGGGTCCATGACCTTCGGCTCGAGCCGGCTGAGCAGCCTGAGCGTCTGGGCGTTGCCTTCGAAGCCGCCGATTGCGTGCGCCATCTCGTTCAGCGCCGACTCGCCGTTATGGCCGAACGGCGGGTGTCCGAGGTCGTGGCTGAGGCAGGCGGTGTCCACGACGTCGGGGTCGCAGCCCAAGGCACGTCCGAGCTCACGGCCCACCTGCGCCACCTCGAGGCTGTGCGTCAGCCGGGTCCGGACAAAGTCGTCCGTGTCCGGCGCCACCACCTGGGTCTTGGCACCGAGCCGGCGCAGGGCCGAGGAGTGCAGCACGCGGGCCCGGTCACGCTCAAAGTCGGACCGGTAGGTGTTTTTGGGCGGTTCCTCCACCCAGCGGGCCGAATCGTGGGGCCCGTAGCCGGGCAGGGGCTGGGACGGCCCGCGGGCGGGGACCAACTGGCTCTCGGCGAGCTGGCTTTCACCCACCGGACACGTCCAGTTCCGCGGCGGAGATGTCGCGGGTCTGCTCTGCGTCCATCTGCCGGCTCAGCAGCCAGTCCTTGGGCAGCGCCGGCTTCTTGGGCGAACCGGCGCGGCCGCGCGGGCCTTCCGAATCGGCGCCCGGGTAGGGCAGGTCCATGTCCAGCTGGTCCAGCAGTTCGCGCAGCACCTCCAGGGTGGGCACGGTGGCCAGCTTGGCGCGCAGTTCGCCGCCCACGACGTAGCCCTTGAAGTACCAGGCCATGTGCTTTCGGATTTCGCGCAGGGCCTTGTATTCGTCGTTGCCGAAGGTCTCCACCATGAGTTCGGCGTGGCGGTACACGCCTTCGGCCACCTGGCGCAGGCCCGGGCGGTGCCGCTCATCGCTTCCTTCGAAGGCGGCCTGCAGGTCGCCGAAGAGCCACGGGCGGCCCTGGCAGCCGCGGCCCACCACTACGCCGTCGACGCCCGTTTCGCGGACCATGCGCACGGCGTCCTCCGCGGACCAGATGTCGCCGTTGCCCAGCACGGGGATGTCCGGGAGGGCCTCGCGCAGGCGGGCGATCGCTGACCAGTCGGCCTGGCCGGAGTAGAACTGTGCGGCCGTGCGGCCGTGGAGCGCGACGGCGGCAACCCCGGCATCGCGGGCGATGCGGCCGGCGTCGAGGTACGTCAGGTGGTCGTCGTCGATGCCCTTGCGCATCTTGATGGTCAGCGGGATGCCGCCCTTGGACGCTTCCTTCACCGCGGTCTGCACGATGGCGGTGAAGAGGTCGATCTTCCACGGCAGGGCCGAGCCGCCGCCGCGCCTGGTGACCTTGGGCACGGGGCAGCCGAAGTTGAGGTCGATGTGGTCCGCGCGGTCCTCGTCAACGAGCATGCGCACGGCCTGCCCCACCGTGACGGGGTCCACGCCGTAGAGCTGCACGGAACGGACTTTCTCGTCGTCGTCGTGCGAAATGATGCGCAGCGACTCCGGCGTGCGTTCCACCAGTGCGCGGGAGGTGACCATCTCCGCCACGTACATGCCGCCGCCGTATTCACGGCAGAGCCTGCGGAAGGCGGTGTTGGTGATTCCGGCCATGGGTGCCAGCACCACCGGGGTGTCCACGGTGATGGGGCCGAGTTTCAGCGGCGGAAGTTCCAGCTTGGGGGCGGGAGGCGTTGCTACAACAGTCACCCGTCCATTGTCTCAAAGACGGGCAAATCGAGCAGGAACCGCCGACGACGGCGTTCAGCCGCGCTGGGCGGCCCGCCTGCCGCGCCGGGTCTCGGACGCCGGGCCGAACGCCTCGTCCTGTCTCTTATACACATCTAGATCCGGGTTTCCCCGGCGACCGCCGCCGCAGCCGCCAGCGCTCCGGTGTCCTCGACGTCGTCGGGCGTCACGGCAGCCTGGCCGCCGGTGCGGATGCCGGTGGCCTTGACCACGAGGACGGCGATGAGCGTGGTGACGGGAATGGCCAGCACCAGGCCGATCGATCCCACCAGGGTGCGGATGACCTCCTCGGACAGTTCGGCGCTGGTGAGCGCCTCGCCGAGCGGGCGGTCGTAGAGCATCACGATGATGAGGACGGGCAAGGCCGCGCCGGCGTATGCGAAGGCAATGGTGTACACGGTGGAGGCGATGTGGTCCCGGCCGATCCTCATCGCGGACGTGAACAGCTTGCGGGCGCTGGTGGCCGGCGCCAGTTCGTACAGTTCCCAGACCGCCGAGGACTGCGTGATGGTGACGTCGTTCAGGACGCCAAGGCCGGAAATGATGAGCCCGCACAGGATGATGCCGGAAATGGAGATGCTGCCCGAGATATTGGTCAGCGTGGCGGCATCGTGGTTCCCCACCCCGGCGAGGTTTGCCGCGTCCGTTGCCCAGGCCGCAAGCAGCGCCGTGATGCCCAGCCCGAATATGGTTCCCAGCAGGGCGGTGGACGTCCGCGCCGAGAAACCGTGCGCGAAGTACAGGACGCCGATCATGATCACCGTGGATCCCACCAGCGCCAGCAGGAGCGGCGGCTTCCCCTCGACGAGCCCGGGCAGCATGAAGCTCACCAGCACAAAGTAGGCGCCGACGAGGCCGATCAGGGCGCGGAGTCCGCGCCAGCGCGCCACCGCCACCACCACCAGGGCGTAGAGGACAGCCAGCAGGATGATGGGCATGGTCCGGACAAAGTCCACGAAGATGTAGGCCGGCGAACCCTGGGCAGCGGACGCGCCCTGGGCGTTGGAGAGGTTGAGGTAGCGGATGTTGTCGCCAACCCGCACGCCGTGGGATTTGGCGATGTCAGGGTTGATCACCACCTTGACCGGGTTGCCGCCCTTGTCCGGCTCGGTGAAGGCGAACGTGCACTGGGAGCCGCCGCCGTCCTGGGCGCCGCCCTGGGAACCCTGTTGCGGGTTCTGCGCCGTCGCCTGGCTGCAGCCCTCCGTGACGACCCGCTGGATCCGGCCGGTGTCAAAGCTGACGCCGGGGGCAGCGGCATACGGATTGGCGAGGGTCAGGCCCTCGCGGCTGCCGGACGGCCACAGCGCCGCCATGGCTGCGAGCGTCAGCAGGGTCAGCGGAATCAGCACCGCAGCCAGAATCCTGTTTGCCTTCCGGCGGGCGGCAATCTGTTCGGCGGTTGGCTCCGAATGCCCTGTGTGACCGTGGGAGTGACCTGAACCCATCAGCAGTTAGACCTCATGCTTGAACTCTACGGCGGGCACCATAGTGTTGATAAATAGACCACAGGAAGTCGGAGGACGCAGGAGTGAGCCAGCGCAGAACTGACCGGCGCGAGACGGTACCCGCAGCACTGCCGGAGGGAACGCCGTCGGAAGCTGTCCTGACCGTCCTGCACCCGGCCGGAACCACGCGGGGCGTGGCGCTGGTCCTGCACGGAGGCCGCTCGCACAGCTTCGAGCCGGTCGAGGCCCGCCATTTGAGCCCGGCCCGGATGGTGCCGTTTGCGCGGCATTTGCACCGGGCGGGGAAGGACCGGGGGCTGGCGGTATGGATCCTGCGGAACCGCGTGCGCGGCTGGAACGGCGACGAGATGTCACCGCTGAAGGACGCCCGCTGGGCCTTGGCGAAGATCCACGAAGCGCATCCCGGCCTCCCCGTGTACCTGCTGGGGCACTCGATGGGCGGCCTCACCGCAATCTGCGCGGCGGACGATCCCCAGGTGGACGCCGCGGTGGCACTGGCTCCGTGGCTCGATGACACCACGCCGGCCACGCCGCTGGCCGGGCGGAAGCTCCTGATCGTGCACGGCGACCAGGACCGCTGGACGAGCCCGGCGGCCTCACTGCGGTTCGCCCGACGCGCTGCCCAGGAGGCCGGGGTGGTGCAGTACGTGTCGCTCCGGGGCGCCGGGCACTTCATGTTCCGGCGCGTGCGGCTGTGGCACACGCTGGCCACGGGTTTCCTGATGAAGGCCTTCACCGACAAGACCGGCGGGGCGGGGGCCAAGCCGTCCGCGCCGGCAGCTGCGCTGGATCGGATGCTGCCGCCCGCCGCCGGAAACGTTCCGGTGGTGTTGTGAGCCCGTTCCCGCTGGAGGCGTTCCTGGCCGGTCTGCCGTGGACGGCGCTATCCGTCATCGTGGTGCTTGGCGTGACTTTTGCGGTGGCCGTGGCCCAGGGCCGGCACTCGGTCATGGACGTGGCGTGGGGGCCGGGATTCGTCGCCGTCGCGGCCGTCTCCTTTGCGTTGTCGGCCGGCGCGGGAGATGACGCGAGGCGGCTGCTGCTCCTGGTCCTGACGGGGATCTGGGGGAGCCGGCTGGGCACGCATATCGGCCGGCGCGCCCGCGGCGGGCACGAGGATCCGCGCTATGCCGCTCTTCTGGAAGGCGCGCCCGGGCCGCGGAACGTCTACGCCCTCCGCCGGGTGTACCTGCCGCAGGGCACGGTGATGTTCTTCGTGTCCCTGACCGTGCAGGTGGGCATGTTCAGCACGGGGCCGCTGGGGGCGCTCGCCGTCGCCGGCGTGCTGTGCTGGCTGATCGGCTTCTTCTTTGAGGCCGTAGGCGACTGGCAGCTGGCGCGCTTCAAGGCGGACCCGTCCCGGCGTGGAACGGTGCTGGACACGGGGCTGTGGCGCTACACCCGCCACCCGAACTATTTCGGCGACGCCGCCGTCTGGGCCGGGCTGTTCCTCATCGCGGCGGATTCCTGGCCGGGAATCCTCACGGTTCTCTCTCCCGCGCTGATGATCTGGACGCTGGCAGGCAAGACCGGCAAGCCGCTCACCGAAAAAGCCATGTCCGGCCGCCCCGGCTACCGCGAGTACGTGGAGTCCACGAGCGGCTTCATCCCCCGGCCGCCGCGGCGCCACTGACTTCCGGCGCTAGGCTCCATAGGTACGCACACACTCAATGGAGAGGGATCCTTCCTGTGGCAGACAGAGTCCTGACAAGAAGTGAGATCGACGAACGCGGCCTGGCCCGCCTGGCCCAGCGGCTGGCGGCATGGACGGAAAAGTGGTTCCCGGATGCCTACATCTTCGCGCTGGCCGGGGTGGTCCTCATTGCCGTGGCCGCCCTCGCCATCGGCGCCTCACCCCAGTCCATCGCCGATTCGTTCGGCAACGGCTTCTGGGACCTCACCGCCTTCACCCTCCAGATGGCCATGGTTGTGCTGACCGGCTACGTCGTGGCAACGTCTCCGCCGGTGGCGAAGCTCATCAACAGGCTTGCGCTGGTTCCGTCGACGGCGCGGACCGCCGTGAGCTTCGTGGCGATGCTCTCCATGTCCGTTTCCTTCCTCAACTGGGGCCTCAGCCTCATCTTTGGCGGACTGCTGGCGCGTGCCATCGCCCGCCGCAAGGACCTGTCCGTGGACTACCGGGCGCTCGGCGCGGCCGCCTTCATGGGCCTCGGTGCCGTGTGGGCACTCGGGCTGTCATCCTCGGCCGCGCAGCTGCAGGCCACGGCCGCCTCTCTGCCGCCGGCCCTCCTGAAGATCACCGGCGTCCTGGACTTCGGCACCACCATCTTCACGTGGCAGTCGCTGCTCACCCTGGCCATCCTGATGGCGCTCACCACGGTCATCGCCCATTTCTCGGCGCCGCGCGGCGCCGCCGTGCGCACGGCCGAGGACCTCGGTGTGGACCTCGACGACGATCTCACTGAACCGGCGCCGCGGTCGCGGCCGGGCGAATGGCTGGAATACAGCATGATCCTGCCGATCCTCGCCGGACTCCTGACCCTGGGCTGGCTGGTGTCGCAGTTCCTCACCAAGCCGTTCCTGACCGTGGTGAGCAGCCTCAACGGATACCTGCTGGTGTTCCTCATCCTGGGGCTTGTGCTGCACCGCACTCCGCGGAACTTCCTGCAGGCGGTGACCAAGGCCGTGCCCGCGACGGCCGGCATCCTCGTGCAGTTTCCGCTGTACGCAGCCATGGCGGCCATCCTCACGAAGGCGACCGGCAACGGCGGCATGTCCCTCTCGGCGCACCTGGCCGAATTCTTCTCGGACATCGGCGGCGGCGGCGCGTTCGCCGTCGTGATTGCCCTCTACACCGCCGTGCTGGGGCTGTTTGTTCCCTCCGGCGGCGGCAAGTGGCTGGTGGAGGCGCCATACGTCATGCAGGCGGCCACGGATGTGAACATGAACCTGGGCTGGACCGTCCAGATCTACAACATCGCCGAGGCCCTGCCCAACCTGGTCAACCCGTTCTTCATGCTGCCGCTGCTCGCGGTGCTCAAGCTGCGGGCCCGGGACCTGGTGGGCTTCACGTTCCTGCAGTTCGTGTTCCACCTGCCCGTGGTGCTCCTGCTCGTGTGGCTGCTGGGAATGACGTTCGGCTTCGTTCCCCCGGTAATCCCGAG is part of the Arthrobacter sp. KBS0703 genome and encodes:
- a CDS encoding multidrug effflux MFS transporter produces the protein MTTINPGDALSRRQKFLYILLLGALTALGPFTVDLYLPAFPALEASLGVSEAAVQLTLTGTTLGFALGQLVVGPFSDKFGRRMPLILATALHIAASVGAALSTDIASLGLFRVLMGIGAAGGGVVAMAMVRDLFSGYAMVRMFSRMALVNGLAPILAPVIGSQLLLVMPWPGIFVFLACYGTVVIVAAMFLVRETLPREKRGQSGMTARQRYRALFSDRIFVGLLMLGGMNFAGLFTYLSASPFLFQDIYGFTPQQYGLLFGVNSLGIVAGVQTSSRLIRRVPPQWILAGSTAWMFLMAVLIVIFDQLGFGLWGVMVPLWFYILGTGFTFPSVQVLALSSHGAQAGTAASLLGASTFMMAGIISPVVGWLGGSSATPMGAVQACCIFLAAAALWLVVRPRTVPSIH
- a CDS encoding glycine zipper 2TM domain, whose protein sequence is MTRKPHRNRRGLFVGAILGAVAGYFAGRAVGNPAMGIILGAVAGSALLYRLNPGPWNRP
- the dnaG gene encoding DNA primase, which translates into the protein MAGLIKREDIDEVRQRTDIKEVVDGYVTLKGAGLGSFKGLCPFHDERSPSFTVRPQVGRYHCFGCGEDGDVIAFVQKLDHTSFHEAVEKLAARIGYELRYEDGGTGPNREEVGKRQRLLDAHKVADEFFRSQLLTQGAAEGRKFLQLRGFDRAAADQFGVGYAPQGWDALLKHLRGRGFTDAELKLTGMFSEGNRGIYDRFRGRLIWPIRDIAGDTIGFGARKLYEDDQGPKYLNTPETTLYKKSQVLYGIDLAKRSIAKERQLVVVEGYTDVMACHLAGIPTAVATCGTAFGADHIKIARRLLSDDGTGGEVIFTFDGDAAGQKAALRAFEEDQRFVAQTYVAVEPTGADPCDLRQTRGDAAVRELIATRRPLFEFAIRAALKRHNLDTVEGRVAALRESAPVVAQIRDAGIRPAYTRELAGWLGMSIEDVGGAVAAAAKRGAQGAPHNSAPGVAPLPASGVLPSFNRPDPRDPVASMERQALEVALQEPAMLGGGIWERFAAVRFATPAYQAIHDAIRATGHGFIGDPVQWVEKLRQEVPEPLQPLVSELAVVPLPANTAEGVLKYCRDILARLFELQITRVKAEKMGQLQRLDASAQPEEFQRLNRELMMLEMERRSLRSDA
- a CDS encoding deoxyguanosinetriphosphate triphosphohydrolase translates to MGESQLAESQLVPARGPSQPLPGYGPHDSARWVEEPPKNTYRSDFERDRARVLHSSALRRLGAKTQVVAPDTDDFVRTRLTHSLEVAQVGRELGRALGCDPDVVDTACLSHDLGHPPFGHNGESALNEMAHAIGGFEGNAQTLRLLSRLEPKVMDPAGLPAGLNLTRASLDAAAKYPWSALDAPVIHGQRTSKFGAYEDDLPIFNWIREGAPERRSCLEAQVMDLADDISYSVHDVEDAIVAGHFQLRWMDNPDHRARVVGYAKQWYLPHNDPAAIDAALARLEATDVWVREADGSRKSMAALKDMTSQLIGRFCQSALETTRAVYGPERLTRYRAELMVPDETVMEIAVMKGLATTFVMTTDHRQPIYERQREVLHALVTSLNASGDRHLEPMFAADWRDAADDGARLRVVIDQVASLTDGSALAMYERLVGSLPSLW
- the dusB gene encoding tRNA dihydrouridine synthase DusB yields the protein MTVVATPPAPKLELPPLKLGPITVDTPVVLAPMAGITNTAFRRLCREYGGGMYVAEMVTSRALVERTPESLRIISHDDDEKVRSVQLYGVDPVTVGQAVRMLVDEDRADHIDLNFGCPVPKVTRRGGGSALPWKIDLFTAIVQTAVKEASKGGIPLTIKMRKGIDDDHLTYLDAGRIARDAGVAAVALHGRTAAQFYSGQADWSAIARLREALPDIPVLGNGDIWSAEDAVRMVRETGVDGVVVGRGCQGRPWLFGDLQAAFEGSDERHRPGLRQVAEGVYRHAELMVETFGNDEYKALREIRKHMAWYFKGYVVGGELRAKLATVPTLEVLRELLDQLDMDLPYPGADSEGPRGRAGSPKKPALPKDWLLSRQMDAEQTRDISAAELDVSGG
- a CDS encoding YibE/F family protein; amino-acid sequence: MLIPLTLLTLAAMAALWPSGSREGLTLANPYAAAPGVSFDTGRIQRVVTEGCSQATAQNPQQGSQGGAQDGGGSQCTFAFTEPDKGGNPVKVVINPDIAKSHGVRVGDNIRYLNLSNAQGASAAQGSPAYIFVDFVRTMPIILLAVLYALVVVAVARWRGLRALIGLVGAYFVLVSFMLPGLVEGKPPLLLALVGSTVIMIGVLYFAHGFSARTSTALLGTIFGLGITALLAAWATDAANLAGVGNHDAATLTNISGSISISGIILCGLIISGLGVLNDVTITQSSAVWELYELAPATSARKLFTSAMRIGRDHIASTVYTIAFAYAGAALPVLIIVMLYDRPLGEALTSAELSEEVIRTLVGSIGLVLAIPVTTLIAVLVVKATGIRTGGQAAVTPDDVEDTGALAAAAAVAGETRI
- a CDS encoding alpha/beta fold hydrolase yields the protein MSQRRTDRRETVPAALPEGTPSEAVLTVLHPAGTTRGVALVLHGGRSHSFEPVEARHLSPARMVPFARHLHRAGKDRGLAVWILRNRVRGWNGDEMSPLKDARWALAKIHEAHPGLPVYLLGHSMGGLTAICAADDPQVDAAVALAPWLDDTTPATPLAGRKLLIVHGDQDRWTSPAASLRFARRAAQEAGVVQYVSLRGAGHFMFRRVRLWHTLATGFLMKAFTDKTGGAGAKPSAPAAALDRMLPPAAGNVPVVL
- a CDS encoding DUF1295 domain-containing protein, which encodes MSPFPLEAFLAGLPWTALSVIVVLGVTFAVAVAQGRHSVMDVAWGPGFVAVAAVSFALSAGAGDDARRLLLLVLTGIWGSRLGTHIGRRARGGHEDPRYAALLEGAPGPRNVYALRRVYLPQGTVMFFVSLTVQVGMFSTGPLGALAVAGVLCWLIGFFFEAVGDWQLARFKADPSRRGTVLDTGLWRYTRHPNYFGDAAVWAGLFLIAADSWPGILTVLSPALMIWTLAGKTGKPLTEKAMSGRPGYREYVESTSGFIPRPPRRH
- a CDS encoding short-chain fatty acid transporter, with translation MADRVLTRSEIDERGLARLAQRLAAWTEKWFPDAYIFALAGVVLIAVAALAIGASPQSIADSFGNGFWDLTAFTLQMAMVVLTGYVVATSPPVAKLINRLALVPSTARTAVSFVAMLSMSVSFLNWGLSLIFGGLLARAIARRKDLSVDYRALGAAAFMGLGAVWALGLSSSAAQLQATAASLPPALLKITGVLDFGTTIFTWQSLLTLAILMALTTVIAHFSAPRGAAVRTAEDLGVDLDDDLTEPAPRSRPGEWLEYSMILPILAGLLTLGWLVSQFLTKPFLTVVSSLNGYLLVFLILGLVLHRTPRNFLQAVTKAVPATAGILVQFPLYAAMAAILTKATGNGGMSLSAHLAEFFSDIGGGGAFAVVIALYTAVLGLFVPSGGGKWLVEAPYVMQAATDVNMNLGWTVQIYNIAEALPNLVNPFFMLPLLAVLKLRARDLVGFTFLQFVFHLPVVLLLVWLLGMTFGFVPPVIPSK